In the Pseudonocardia cypriaca genome, one interval contains:
- the hisI gene encoding phosphoribosyl-AMP cyclohydrolase → MTRVADSALDPGIAARLKRTPDGLVCAVVQERGTGDVLMVAWMDDEALHRTLTTGRATYWSRSREEYWVKGETSGHVQHVHEVRLDCDGDAVLVMVEQTGPACHTGTHTCFEADVLMSDM, encoded by the coding sequence ATGACCAGGGTCGCCGACTCGGCCCTCGATCCCGGGATCGCGGCCCGGCTCAAGCGCACCCCGGACGGGCTGGTCTGCGCGGTGGTGCAGGAGCGCGGCACCGGTGACGTGCTGATGGTCGCGTGGATGGACGACGAGGCGCTGCACCGCACGCTCACCACGGGCCGCGCGACGTACTGGTCGCGCTCCCGGGAGGAGTACTGGGTGAAGGGCGAGACCTCCGGGCACGTCCAGCACGTGCACGAGGTGCGCCTCGACTGCGACGGCGACGCCGTCCTCGTCATGGTCGAGCAGACCGGGCCCGCGTGCCACACGGGCACCCACACCTGCTTCGAGGCCGACGTCCTAATGTCGGATATGTGA